The following coding sequences lie in one Arthrobacter sp. PGP41 genomic window:
- a CDS encoding Gfo/Idh/MocA family protein, with product MSHEQSPGQHAASREEPRPAELRVGVVGIGWAGQQHLKAYHSLDGVSIVSLAGMEQELRDSLQAEYAIPNGFADWKDMLDHGGLDAVSVAVPTFLHAPITVAALERGIHVLSEKPIARNAVEGQAMVDAARKAGRVLDVAFNHRRRGDIQALKGVIDAGGLGRPYYAKASWLRRSGIPTLGSWFTNPELAGGGPLADIGVHALDYALHLLGEPKVVAVSAATHSELGPHGRGGGSAYSALASSHAFDVEDFASAFLRLEGGGTLVIEASWATYRETDDLLDFTVYGTDGGAELKVQGAPFPPVGQLRVFTDKDGESADYVPPVLPGRAHDAVVEDFVSAVRGGGATWAEHDGSLALYRAQIIDACYKSALEQREVRL from the coding sequence GTGAGCCACGAGCAGTCCCCCGGACAGCATGCCGCATCCCGCGAAGAACCACGGCCCGCCGAACTGAGGGTGGGCGTGGTAGGCATCGGCTGGGCCGGCCAGCAGCACCTGAAGGCCTACCACTCCCTTGACGGCGTCAGCATCGTTTCGCTTGCCGGCATGGAGCAGGAACTCCGCGACTCGCTGCAGGCCGAATACGCCATTCCGAACGGATTCGCGGACTGGAAAGACATGCTGGACCACGGCGGACTCGACGCCGTCAGCGTGGCAGTGCCAACCTTCCTGCACGCCCCCATCACCGTCGCCGCCCTGGAACGGGGAATCCACGTCCTGAGTGAGAAGCCCATCGCCCGCAACGCCGTCGAAGGCCAAGCCATGGTGGACGCTGCCCGCAAGGCCGGGCGCGTCTTGGACGTCGCCTTCAACCACCGCCGCCGCGGCGACATCCAGGCGCTGAAGGGCGTCATCGATGCGGGCGGGCTTGGCCGGCCGTACTACGCCAAGGCATCCTGGCTGCGCCGCTCCGGCATCCCTACCCTGGGCAGCTGGTTCACCAACCCGGAACTTGCCGGCGGCGGACCGCTCGCGGACATCGGCGTCCACGCCCTGGACTATGCACTGCACCTGCTGGGCGAACCGAAAGTTGTGGCAGTCTCCGCCGCCACCCACTCCGAGCTGGGCCCGCACGGGCGCGGCGGCGGCAGCGCCTACTCCGCCCTGGCATCCAGCCACGCGTTCGACGTGGAGGACTTCGCCTCGGCGTTCCTCCGGCTCGAGGGCGGCGGAACCCTGGTGATCGAGGCGAGCTGGGCCACCTACCGGGAAACGGACGACCTCCTGGACTTCACGGTTTACGGAACCGACGGCGGCGCGGAGCTCAAGGTGCAGGGCGCGCCTTTCCCGCCTGTGGGCCAGCTGCGGGTGTTCACGGACAAGGACGGCGAAAGCGCCGACTACGTCCCGCCGGTACTGCCCGGCCGCGCCCACGATGCAGTGGTGGAAGACTTTGTATCGGCAGTCCGCGGCGGCGGGGCAACCTGGGCAGAGCACGACGGCTCGCTGGCGCTCTACCGGGCCCAGATCATCGACGCGTGCTACAAGTCAGCGCTGGAGCAGAGGGAGGTTCGGCTCTAA